The sequence GAATTCTTATATTCTTTAATTATTGAAGGGAGTATATGTTCTCCAGGAGTTGTAGAGGCATAAATTCTAATAATCCCCTCGGGATTCTCATGTATTGCTCTCATAAGCATTTTAGATTCATTTAACAAATCTAAAATTTTCTCAGCTCTTTCATATAAAATTTTTCCTTCCGGAGTTAAATCTACACCTTCTGGTGTTCTTAAAAATAGTTGAGCATCAAAAAATTTCTCTAATGCTGATATATGATTACTTACAGTACCCTGTGTAATTCCTAATCGTTTAGCAGCCTTAGAAAAACTTTTTGTTTTACTTGCCACTATAAATGTTTGAAAATAACTTATTTTTGGGTCCATATAATTCACCTTATTCTTTGTATTTTATTAATCCCTATTAAGATAACTAATAATAGATATATATAAAGTTAATGTATCTGTAATAAGAAGATTTAATTAGGTTATGATGCTAAGTTAAATTTATATACTATTTGTGAATAAATATCTAAAAATATCTAATTAATAATACAAAAAAAGCAAAAGGTGGTTTTATGGAGAACAATAAAGTAACTGTAAGTGTTATAAAGGCAGATGTTGGAGGGTTGTGTGGACATACATTAGCACCAGATGAGTTATTAGAAACTTGTGAAGGTGTTTTAGAAGAGGCTGTTGATGAAATAATTTTAGATTATTATGTTACAAGATGTGGAGATGACATTGATTTAATTATGACTCACAGATTAGGTTGTGACAATGAAAAAGTTCATGGATTGGCTTGGAAGGCATTTGAAGAAGCTACAAAAGTTGCTAAGGAGATAAAACTTTATGGTGCTGGGCAAGATTTATTATCTGACAGTTTTTCAGGGAATGTTAGAGGTATGGGTCCAGGATGTGCTGAAATGGAATTTGTTGAAAGAAAGAGCGAGCCAATAGTAGTTTTCTGCTGTGACAAAACAGATCCAACAGCATTTAACTATCCATTATTTAAAATGTTTGCTGATCCATTCAATACCGCTGGTTTAGTCTTTGATCCTTCAATGATTTCAGGATTTAGATTTGAGGTTCATGATGTTGTAGGACATAAAAAAGTGTTCTTAGAAACCCCAGAAGAAATGTATATGCTCTTAGCATTAATTGGAGATTATGAAAAATATGCTATTAAGAGAATTTATAGAAGAAAAGATAATGAAATTGCAGCAGTTGTTAGTACTGAAAAATTAAACTATATAGCAGGAGAGTATGTTGGTAAAGACGATCCAGTAGCAATTGTTAGAGCCCAAAGTGGATTTCCAGCAGTAGGGGAGGTTTTGGAGCCATTTGCCAATCCACACTTTGTTCCAGGATGGATGAGAGGTAGCCATTGGGGTCCATTAATGCCAGTTGGAGAAGAAGATGCCACTCCAACAAGATTTGACGGACCTGCAAGAATTATTGCATTAGGGTTCCAAATATGCGATGGAATGTTAATTGGACCAAATGATTTATTCGCAGATAAAGGATTTGATAAGGCAAGAGAAAAAGCCTTAGAAATGGCAGATATAATAAGAAGAATGGGGCCATTCCAACCACATAGATTACCAGCAACTATGATGGAATACACAACAGTTCCAAAAGTTTTAGAGGCATTAAAAGATAGATTTATACCATTAGAAGGTTTAGAGTTAATTGAAGAAGGAGGAGTTAAAAGAAAAGATAGAGGAGATGTAGAATAAATTTAAATTATCTCTTCCTTATATACAATTCCTTCGTGTCCAGTAATTACATTTTTTTTCAAACTTCTAATATA comes from Methanocaldococcus sp. and encodes:
- the fbp gene encoding fructose-1,6-bisphosphate aldolase/phosphatase — encoded protein: MENNKVTVSVIKADVGGLCGHTLAPDELLETCEGVLEEAVDEIILDYYVTRCGDDIDLIMTHRLGCDNEKVHGLAWKAFEEATKVAKEIKLYGAGQDLLSDSFSGNVRGMGPGCAEMEFVERKSEPIVVFCCDKTDPTAFNYPLFKMFADPFNTAGLVFDPSMISGFRFEVHDVVGHKKVFLETPEEMYMLLALIGDYEKYAIKRIYRRKDNEIAAVVSTEKLNYIAGEYVGKDDPVAIVRAQSGFPAVGEVLEPFANPHFVPGWMRGSHWGPLMPVGEEDATPTRFDGPARIIALGFQICDGMLIGPNDLFADKGFDKAREKALEMADIIRRMGPFQPHRLPATMMEYTTVPKVLEALKDRFIPLEGLELIEEGGVKRKDRGDVE